From a region of the Thiorhodovibrio winogradskyi genome:
- the kdsC gene encoding 3-deoxy-manno-octulosonate-8-phosphatase KdsC produces the protein MQDAIERAKSVRVVIFDVDGVLTDGSLFIGDDGQEYKAFHSRDGHGMVMLQETGVSLAVITGRQSQVVRLRMESLGIRHVYQGRRDKLPAYNELKERLQLSDRDFAYVGDDVIDLPILSRVGLGVAVADAHPMVKAHCHWQTTNGGGRGAAREVCEFIMRAQETFEPMLARYLPPFEAL, from the coding sequence ATGCAAGACGCAATTGAACGGGCCAAGTCTGTCCGCGTCGTCATTTTTGACGTTGACGGAGTATTGACCGACGGCAGCTTGTTCATTGGCGACGATGGCCAGGAGTACAAGGCCTTTCATTCTCGCGACGGCCACGGAATGGTTATGTTACAGGAGACTGGCGTCAGCCTGGCCGTGATTACCGGCCGTCAATCGCAGGTGGTGCGGCTGCGCATGGAGAGCCTGGGCATCCGCCATGTTTATCAGGGACGGCGCGACAAACTCCCTGCTTATAACGAACTCAAGGAACGCTTGCAGCTCAGTGACCGTGATTTTGCCTATGTCGGCGATGACGTCATCGACTTGCCAATTCTATCGCGGGTCGGGCTCGGCGTGGCGGTGGCGGACGCCCACCCGATGGTCAAGGCGCATTGCCATTGGCAAACGACAAATGGGGGCGGGCGCGGCGCCGCGCGTGAGGTCTGCGAGTTCATCATGCGCGCCCAGGAGACATTCGAGCCCATGCTCGCGCGTTATCTCCCTCCGTTCGAGGCGCTTTAG
- the lptA gene encoding lipopolysaccharide transport periplasmic protein LptA, which yields MLSPSPNVSDPGVSNPGFRGALSLRPALALLCLIVLTTTPTLALDSDQEQPLFIEADAAEFDENTSQSWYIGNVDIQQGSLRILADRVEVQHRANRQPRIIIATGNPARYRQMPEGETEPVLGQSQRMEYDADSDVLTLIDRAVLIQGEDRFANDRIVYNRTSARVTAGTSAQGVERVKITITPKE from the coding sequence ATGCTTTCTCCCAGCCCCAATGTTTCTGATCCCGGCGTTTCCAATCCCGGTTTCCGCGGCGCCCTTTCCTTGCGACCCGCCCTGGCGCTACTGTGCCTGATTGTCTTGACTACCACGCCCACACTCGCGCTTGACAGCGATCAGGAACAGCCGCTGTTCATTGAGGCGGACGCGGCTGAATTTGACGAAAACACCTCCCAAAGCTGGTACATCGGCAACGTCGATATCCAACAGGGCAGCCTGCGCATTCTTGCCGACCGGGTCGAGGTCCAGCATCGCGCAAACCGCCAGCCACGCATCATCATTGCCACGGGCAATCCGGCACGTTACCGACAAATGCCCGAGGGGGAGACCGAACCAGTGCTGGGGCAATCCCAGCGCATGGAATACGACGCTGACAGCGACGTGCTGACCCTGATCGACCGCGCCGTGCTGATTCAGGGCGAGGATCGCTTTGCCAATGACCGCATCGTCTATAACCGAACAAGCGCGCGCGTCACCGCCGGAACTAGCGCCCAGGGCGTGGAGCGCGTCAAGATCACCATCACGCCAAAGGAATGA
- the lptB gene encoding LPS export ABC transporter ATP-binding protein, producing MTAAPRTQDTLALQAKGLAKSYRRRRVVDGVDIAVSAGEVVGLLGPNGAGKTTSFYMIVGLVGADAGRILLAGEDVTLAPMHARARRGLSYLAQEPSVFRKLSAADNLMAVLETRPDLNDNQRRQSCEALLDELGIAHIAQSLALSLSGGERRRLEIARALAVEPKIMLLDEPFAGVDPIAVVDIKNIITHLRKRGIGVLVTDHNVRETLDICDRAYIINDGQVIAEGAPSVLLDNTQVRAVYLGEHFRL from the coding sequence ATGACTGCCGCCCCCCGCACTCAGGACACTCTGGCGCTGCAGGCCAAAGGTCTGGCAAAGAGCTATCGCCGTCGCCGGGTGGTCGATGGTGTCGATATTGCCGTGAGCGCCGGCGAGGTGGTCGGTTTGCTTGGTCCCAATGGCGCCGGCAAGACTACCAGCTTCTACATGATCGTCGGCCTGGTAGGCGCCGATGCCGGACGCATTCTGCTCGCTGGCGAGGATGTGACCCTCGCGCCCATGCACGCGCGCGCCCGCCGCGGCCTGAGCTATCTGGCCCAGGAACCATCGGTATTTCGCAAACTGAGTGCCGCGGACAACCTGATGGCGGTGCTCGAAACCCGCCCTGACCTCAACGACAACCAGCGCCGCCAGTCTTGCGAGGCGTTGCTCGATGAGCTTGGCATCGCGCACATTGCCCAATCCCTCGCCCTCAGTCTGTCGGGGGGCGAGCGCCGGCGACTGGAAATTGCCCGCGCTCTTGCCGTCGAGCCAAAAATCATGTTGCTCGACGAGCCCTTTGCCGGTGTTGACCCCATTGCCGTGGTCGATATCAAAAACATCATCACCCATCTGCGCAAGCGCGGCATCGGCGTGCTGGTGACCGACCACAATGTGCGGGAAACGCTCGACATCTGCGATCGCGCCTACATCATCAACGACGGCCAGGTGATTGCCGAGGGCGCGCCCTCGGTTTTGCTCGACAATACCCAGGTACGCGCCGTCTATCTTGGCGAGCATTTTCGGCTGTGA
- a CDS encoding PTS sugar transporter subunit IIA has product MPAPVFLYSTGEPAHMFPPQLIVEHRVLAGASISSKKRLLETLAELLVAEQPQLSREAVFDRLLERERLGSTGLGHGVALPHARVADITDSIGAFIQMREPVAFDAIDDQPINLAFALLVPESANETHLQLLANLAEIFNQDPLRQRLRAAEDPRALLEILTQASPTPARGAR; this is encoded by the coding sequence ATGCCGGCTCCGGTTTTTCTTTACTCCACCGGAGAGCCAGCGCACATGTTTCCCCCGCAACTCATCGTCGAGCACCGAGTGCTCGCCGGGGCCAGCATCAGCAGCAAAAAGCGGCTGCTGGAAACCCTGGCCGAGCTGCTGGTCGCCGAGCAGCCCCAGCTCAGCCGCGAGGCAGTGTTTGATCGCCTGCTCGAGCGCGAACGCCTCGGCAGCACCGGCCTCGGTCATGGCGTGGCGCTACCCCATGCACGGGTGGCGGATATCACGGATTCCATTGGTGCCTTCATTCAGATGCGCGAGCCCGTCGCCTTCGATGCTATCGACGACCAACCCATTAATCTCGCCTTTGCGCTCCTGGTGCCCGAGAGTGCCAACGAGACCCATCTGCAACTGCTTGCCAATCTGGCGGAAATCTTCAATCAGGATCCACTTCGCCAGCGCTTACGCGCAGCCGAGGATCCACGAGCACTGCTCGAGATCCTCACCCAGGCGTCTCCGACACCAGCCCGCGGGGCCAGGTGA
- the ptsP gene encoding phosphoenolpyruvate--protein phosphotransferase has product MITALCGLGVAGARKLAVGRAYLLKQEPSFSAEPVAHPDAELRRLDAALDAARRHLERIRHQIPADTPAHIAEFIDTHLLMLTDSALVDATRDLIRDQHLNAGWALKLQRDILVQVFEEMDDPYLRSRGDDVEHVVRQIQVFLGGVDSDAQEFASDTVAGVVVVADDLTPADAIVLGQRGVGAFITEHGGPMSHTAILARSLDIPTVMGVHRATEILRHGEQVVVNAETGCVLATSDSETLAFFRRRLSSAEQRRATLKQLLTRPSTSRDGVPVVLLANLELPEDSAAAQQNGASGVGLYRTEFLYLNHTRAPSEEEHLADYLGILKTLNGLPLTIRTLDLGLDKNIQYLSDRLPPLTNPALGLRAIRLCLKEPDLFLPQLRAILRASAVGPVRLMIPMISTLNEIDTLLRLIQTTKRLLRTQGLKFDPLMPIGGMIEVPAAALMAESLARRLDFLSIGTNDLIQYTLAIDRLDDSVSYLYEPLHPAVLRLIRHIIEAAAKTRTRVSMCGEMAGDARYTRLLLGLGLRELSMQPGSLLEVKAIVRDSDIGALARTMDELMQGIDERSPQSLLERLAEAA; this is encoded by the coding sequence ATGATCACCGCCCTGTGCGGGCTCGGCGTCGCCGGCGCGCGTAAGCTTGCCGTTGGCCGAGCCTATCTGCTCAAACAGGAACCGAGCTTTTCGGCGGAGCCGGTCGCGCATCCCGATGCCGAGTTGCGTCGCCTCGATGCCGCCCTTGATGCGGCCCGTCGTCACCTTGAGCGCATTCGCCATCAGATTCCGGCCGACACCCCGGCCCACATTGCCGAGTTCATCGACACCCACCTGCTGATGCTGACCGACTCGGCGTTGGTCGACGCTACCCGCGATCTGATTCGCGACCAACATCTCAACGCCGGCTGGGCGCTCAAGCTGCAGCGCGACATCCTGGTGCAGGTGTTCGAGGAGATGGATGATCCCTACCTGCGCAGCCGCGGCGACGATGTCGAGCATGTGGTGCGCCAGATTCAGGTGTTTCTCGGCGGTGTTGACTCTGATGCTCAGGAGTTTGCCAGCGACACTGTCGCGGGAGTCGTGGTGGTCGCCGACGACCTGACGCCGGCCGATGCCATCGTGCTGGGCCAGCGCGGAGTTGGCGCTTTTATCACCGAGCATGGCGGCCCCATGTCGCACACCGCCATCCTGGCGCGCAGCCTCGATATCCCAACCGTCATGGGCGTGCATCGTGCCACCGAGATACTTCGCCATGGCGAACAGGTCGTGGTCAACGCAGAGACCGGCTGCGTTCTGGCCACCAGCGACTCCGAGACACTCGCGTTCTTCCGCCGCCGCCTAAGCAGCGCCGAACAGCGCCGCGCCACGCTCAAACAACTGCTCACCCGCCCCTCCACCAGCCGCGACGGCGTGCCCGTGGTGCTACTCGCCAACCTGGAGTTGCCCGAGGACAGCGCCGCCGCGCAGCAAAACGGCGCCTCTGGGGTTGGGCTCTATCGCACCGAGTTTTTGTACCTCAACCACACCCGGGCGCCGAGCGAGGAAGAGCATCTCGCCGATTATCTCGGCATCCTCAAGACGCTGAACGGCCTGCCGCTCACTATCCGCACCCTGGATTTGGGGCTGGACAAGAACATCCAGTACCTGTCCGACCGCCTGCCTCCGCTGACCAACCCGGCACTGGGACTGCGCGCCATTCGCCTGTGTTTGAAGGAGCCGGACCTCTTTCTGCCGCAATTGCGCGCCATTCTGCGCGCATCCGCCGTCGGGCCGGTGCGCCTGATGATCCCGATGATCTCAACGCTCAATGAGATCGACACTCTGCTGCGGCTGATTCAAACCACCAAGCGCCTGCTACGCACCCAAGGGCTGAAGTTCGATCCACTGATGCCCATCGGCGGCATGATCGAAGTCCCCGCCGCGGCCCTAATGGCCGAGTCGCTCGCGCGCCGGCTCGATTTCCTATCCATCGGCACCAATGACCTGATTCAGTACACCCTGGCCATTGATCGCCTTGATGACTCCGTCAGCTATCTGTACGAACCCCTGCACCCGGCCGTGCTGCGCCTGATTCGCCACATCATCGAGGCCGCCGCCAAAACCCGCACGCGTGTGAGCATGTGTGGGGAAATGGCTGGCGATGCCCGCTACACCCGTCTGCTACTTGGCCTCGGTCTGCGCGAACTTAGCATGCAACCTGGCTCCCTGCTCGAAGTCAAAGCCATCGTGCGCGACAGCGACATCGGTGCCCTTGCGCGCACCATGGATGAACTCATGCAGGGCATCGACGAACGCAGCCCGCAAAGCCTGCTTGAGCGCCTGGCCGAAGCCGCCTAA
- the lptC gene encoding LPS export ABC transporter periplasmic protein LptC, translating into MFAYRRQSLLAATLLLLGTLALWFSQPTQDTVQPQSTLENRRPDYIVEGVRALELDSQGQPLRQLHAEQLRHYPDDDSSELDQPRLVLYDQALPPWRIRSERGWIAAGSEQIVLTGDVRANRAQAPAHDPLAFSTSQIKIFPDDRYVETDRFVELDRGLEHMTAIDGMRLWYSEPMRGEFLGRVRSRLSTSETPAPPRPPATSADRRLD; encoded by the coding sequence TTGTTCGCCTATCGTCGCCAATCCCTGCTTGCGGCAACACTGCTGCTGCTCGGAACCCTTGCCCTGTGGTTTTCCCAACCGACACAAGACACTGTCCAACCACAAAGCACCCTGGAAAATCGGCGTCCGGATTATATTGTCGAGGGTGTTCGCGCGCTGGAACTGGACTCCCAGGGGCAGCCCTTGCGCCAGCTGCATGCCGAGCAACTGCGCCATTACCCGGATGATGACAGCAGTGAACTCGACCAACCTCGCCTGGTACTCTATGACCAGGCGCTGCCGCCCTGGCGCATCCGCTCCGAGCGCGGCTGGATCGCGGCCGGAAGCGAGCAAATTGTCTTGACCGGGGATGTACGCGCCAATCGCGCTCAAGCTCCCGCCCATGACCCCCTTGCATTCTCAACCAGCCAGATCAAGATCTTTCCGGACGACCGCTATGTTGAAACTGATCGTTTCGTTGAACTCGACCGCGGCCTCGAGCACATGACGGCTATCGATGGCATGCGGCTCTGGTACAGTGAACCGATGCGAGGCGAATTCCTTGGACGGGTGCGTTCCCGGCTATCGACAAGTGAGACACCAGCGCCTCCGCGGCCGCCGGCAACCTCTGCCGACCGTCGTCTGGACTGA
- a CDS encoding RNA polymerase factor sigma-54, with amino-acid sequence MKQSIQLRLGQQLTMTPQLQQAIRLLQLSTLDLQQEIQQALESNLMLENADDDLPEPGTREDRRNQDEASALRLEEARLDGSLRPEREDMPNELPTDSEWTDTFADTAADSLADTFDSMPSSGAQASAQSGSQSGDGNDFDLFAQRSRPQTLHDHIAWQLNLTRFGARDQAVAEALIDAIDADGYLRLDLSELPEILNDPELEQDEIEAVLHRIQSFDPPGLAARDLRECLILQLRQLADNQPRRDHALRICEHHFDALARNDLDAMRRGTKLDDDALGQALTLIRSLNPRPGSAVTEVQPEYIKPDVLVRRRHGRWRVELNPDSTPRIRVNESYRQLIRRADKAEDNQCLKSHLQEAQWFIKSLLSRNDTVLRVATKIVELQQDFFDFGEEAMRPLVLRDIAESLELHESTVSRVTTQKYMHTPRGTFEFKYFFSSHVNTTSGGECSSTAIRAFIRKLVAAETANKPLSDNKIAEILSDQGIKVARRTVAKYREAMGIPPSNERKRLA; translated from the coding sequence ATGAAGCAAAGCATTCAACTGCGCCTCGGCCAGCAGCTGACGATGACGCCGCAGCTGCAGCAGGCCATCAGGCTCCTGCAGCTCTCGACCCTGGATCTCCAGCAGGAAATCCAACAGGCGCTCGAGTCCAACCTGATGCTCGAGAACGCCGATGACGACCTGCCGGAACCAGGCACTCGGGAAGATCGCCGCAACCAGGACGAGGCCAGCGCCCTGCGTCTCGAGGAGGCCAGGCTCGATGGTTCGCTGCGCCCGGAGCGCGAGGACATGCCCAACGAGCTGCCCACCGACAGCGAATGGACGGATACCTTTGCCGATACCGCGGCCGATTCCCTTGCCGATACCTTCGATTCCATGCCAAGCAGCGGTGCTCAAGCCAGCGCCCAATCCGGCTCCCAGTCCGGCGATGGCAATGATTTTGACCTCTTCGCCCAGCGCTCGCGCCCGCAAACCCTTCACGATCATATCGCCTGGCAGCTCAATCTGACCCGTTTCGGCGCCCGCGACCAGGCCGTGGCCGAGGCGCTGATCGATGCCATCGACGCCGACGGCTACCTGCGCCTGGATCTGAGCGAACTGCCGGAGATTCTCAATGACCCGGAACTCGAGCAGGACGAGATCGAGGCGGTGCTGCATCGCATTCAGAGCTTCGACCCGCCAGGGCTAGCGGCGCGCGATCTGCGCGAATGCCTGATCCTGCAACTGCGCCAGCTGGCCGATAACCAGCCTCGACGCGACCATGCGCTGCGCATCTGCGAGCACCATTTCGACGCCCTTGCGCGCAATGATCTGGACGCCATGCGCCGCGGCACCAAGCTCGACGATGACGCCTTGGGCCAGGCACTGACGCTGATCCGCTCCCTGAATCCGCGCCCAGGCTCGGCCGTGACCGAGGTGCAACCGGAGTACATCAAGCCCGATGTGCTGGTGCGCCGCCGCCACGGCCGCTGGAGGGTGGAGCTCAATCCGGACAGCACACCGCGCATCCGCGTGAACGAGAGCTACAGACAGCTCATTCGGCGTGCCGACAAGGCCGAGGACAATCAATGCCTGAAATCCCATCTGCAGGAAGCGCAGTGGTTTATCAAGAGCCTGCTCAGCCGCAATGACACCGTCCTGCGCGTGGCAACTAAAATCGTCGAGCTGCAGCAAGACTTTTTCGATTTTGGCGAAGAGGCCATGCGCCCGTTGGTGCTGCGCGACATCGCCGAGTCGTTGGAGCTGCATGAATCCACCGTCTCGCGCGTGACCACGCAAAAGTACATGCACACCCCCAGGGGAACTTTCGAGTTTAAATATTTCTTCTCGAGTCACGTCAACACGACTTCAGGGGGCGAGTGTTCATCGACTGCCATCCGCGCCTTTATCCGCAAGTTGGTCGCCGCGGAGACGGCCAACAAACCACTGAGTGACAATAAAATCGCCGAGATCCTGTCGGATCAGGGCATTAAGGTGGCACGACGAACAGTCGCCAAATACCGCGAAGCCATGGGCATCCCGCCCTCGAACGAGCGCAAGCGGCTCGCATGA
- the rapZ gene encoding RNase adapter RapZ — protein sequence MDFIIVSGLSGAGKSVALNTLEDIGYNCIDNLPLFLLSELALGLRQSDPALCADCVGTAVGIDARSHPDDLRQLPRVLVALGEQGISPQLIFLEAQTERLMTRFSETRRKHPLTSEQRSLTEAIDYERELLEPLRQVAHAHIDTTHINIHELRDLVRGCLGNGQKLSTSILLQSFGFKKGVPESFDFVFDVRCLPNPHWQEALRGQTGRDQAVIDYLEGFAEVIAMREDLIAFLDRWTPCFERDGRSYLTIAIGCTGGQHRSVYMAEAVRAHFDHGGRRVLVRHRELP from the coding sequence ATGGATTTCATCATCGTCAGCGGACTCTCGGGCGCCGGCAAGAGCGTGGCGCTCAATACGCTCGAGGACATCGGCTATAACTGCATCGATAATCTGCCGCTCTTCCTGCTGAGCGAGCTCGCGCTGGGGCTGCGCCAGAGTGACCCGGCCTTGTGCGCGGACTGCGTCGGCACCGCCGTGGGCATAGACGCGCGCAGCCACCCGGATGATTTGCGTCAACTACCGCGGGTCCTGGTGGCGCTCGGCGAACAGGGCATCAGCCCGCAGCTGATTTTTCTCGAGGCTCAGACCGAGCGACTCATGACGCGCTTTAGCGAGACGCGGCGCAAGCATCCGCTCACCAGCGAACAGCGTTCCCTGACCGAAGCCATCGACTACGAACGCGAGTTGCTCGAGCCGCTGCGCCAGGTCGCCCATGCGCACATCGACACCACCCACATCAACATCCACGAATTGCGCGATCTGGTGCGCGGCTGTCTCGGCAACGGCCAGAAACTTAGCACCTCCATCCTGCTGCAATCCTTCGGCTTCAAAAAAGGCGTGCCCGAATCCTTCGATTTTGTCTTCGACGTGCGCTGCCTGCCCAACCCGCACTGGCAGGAAGCACTGCGCGGTCAAACCGGACGCGACCAGGCGGTGATCGACTATCTGGAAGGCTTTGCCGAGGTTATCGCCATGCGCGAGGATTTGATTGCCTTTCTGGACCGCTGGACGCCATGCTTCGAACGCGACGGGCGCAGCTACCTGACCATCGCCATCGGCTGCACCGGCGGCCAGCACCGCTCGGTTTACATGGCCGAGGCCGTGCGCGCGCATTTCGATCACGGCGGGCGCCGTGTTCTGGTTCGTCATCGGGAGCTGCCGTGA
- a CDS encoding PTS sugar transporter subunit IIA: MSVSLLVITHNQIGAELLTTATRMFGRCPLAASAINVTEYDDPDQLQALATRLANELDDGSGLLILTDLFGSTPSNVANSIRQGHQVRVLTGVNLPMLVRALNYHSLDLGGITEKALSGGREGVLLCQLNEPQSQPAEIRPLI; the protein is encoded by the coding sequence GTGAGCGTTTCTCTGCTCGTCATCACCCATAATCAGATCGGCGCCGAATTGCTGACTACCGCCACCCGTATGTTTGGCCGTTGTCCGCTCGCCGCGTCGGCGATCAATGTCACCGAGTACGACGATCCCGACCAGCTCCAAGCACTCGCCACCCGCCTGGCGAACGAACTCGACGACGGCAGCGGCTTGTTGATTTTGACCGACCTCTTTGGCTCGACGCCCTCGAACGTGGCCAATAGCATCCGCCAGGGCCATCAGGTGCGGGTGCTGACCGGGGTGAATCTGCCCATGCTGGTGCGCGCGCTCAATTATCATTCACTTGACCTGGGTGGCATTACCGAAAAGGCACTCAGCGGCGGGCGCGAGGGCGTGCTGCTGTGCCAGCTCAATGAGCCTCAATCCCAGCCTGCTGAGATCAGACCCTTAATCTAA
- the hprK gene encoding HPr(Ser) kinase/phosphatase has product MKARDSLQHLVDSLSKPLKLRWLLEPPPTPIPLFNPPSSSIQRPSSTRSSAPSSTQPPRQRLVGSMNCIRPNRVQIVGPAESDYLSDLHPDARADMMTRVFTAQPIAVIFSDGLEPDPEFRARAEREHTPLLGSSLNDQDLVEHLQHVLTHAFAERITLHGVFLEVLGMGVLLVGDPGIGKSELALELIARGHRLIADDAPEFARVAPEIIEGHCPPVLRDFLEVRGLGVLNIRAMFGESAVRETDRLKLVIRMRAYDSSELADVDRLLGSLSARTILGIAVPEITIPVAPGRNLAVLLETAVRSQILRIRGYDAGTDLAERQAKLLATDAPVWEAKYSAREAWT; this is encoded by the coding sequence GTGAAAGCCCGCGACTCCCTGCAGCATCTGGTCGACAGCCTGAGCAAGCCGCTCAAGCTGCGCTGGCTACTTGAGCCTCCGCCAACGCCCATTCCTCTGTTCAATCCACCCTCGTCATCCATCCAGCGCCCATCATCGACCCGGTCATCTGCCCCATCATCCACTCAGCCTCCGCGTCAGCGTTTGGTGGGCTCCATGAACTGCATCCGCCCGAACCGGGTGCAAATTGTCGGTCCAGCCGAGTCCGATTACCTGAGCGATTTACACCCGGACGCCCGCGCCGACATGATGACGCGGGTCTTCACCGCACAACCCATCGCGGTCATTTTCTCCGACGGGCTGGAGCCCGACCCCGAATTCCGCGCCCGTGCCGAGCGGGAGCACACCCCTTTGCTGGGTTCGAGCCTGAACGACCAGGATCTTGTGGAGCACTTGCAGCATGTGCTGACTCATGCCTTTGCCGAGCGCATCACCCTGCATGGTGTTTTTCTCGAGGTTCTCGGCATGGGTGTGCTCCTGGTCGGTGACCCCGGCATCGGCAAGAGCGAACTGGCGCTCGAACTCATCGCGCGCGGACACCGACTCATCGCCGATGACGCACCTGAATTTGCCCGGGTCGCACCCGAGATCATCGAGGGCCACTGCCCGCCCGTGCTGCGTGATTTTCTTGAAGTACGCGGCCTTGGTGTGCTTAATATTCGCGCCATGTTCGGCGAGAGCGCGGTGCGCGAGACAGACCGCCTAAAGCTGGTCATTCGCATGCGGGCTTACGACAGCAGCGAACTGGCCGACGTCGACCGCCTGCTTGGCAGCCTGTCCGCTCGCACCATTCTCGGTATCGCGGTGCCGGAAATCACCATCCCGGTGGCACCCGGGCGCAATCTCGCTGTCCTGCTCGAGACGGCCGTGCGCAGCCAAATCCTGCGTATCCGGGGCTATGATGCCGGAACCGATCTGGCCGAGCGTCAGGCCAAACTCCTGGCCACCGATGCGCCGGTCTGGGAGGCCAAGTACAGCGCCCGCGAGGCCTGGACTTGA
- a CDS encoding HPr family phosphocarrier protein, with product MVRKDIDIINRLGLHARAAAKFVTCASGFESTVQVEREGRRVNGKSIMGVMMLAAARGTTITIEADGADEQELMDALEALIGDYFGEGE from the coding sequence GTGGTTCGCAAAGACATCGATATCATTAATCGCCTTGGCCTGCATGCACGTGCCGCAGCCAAATTCGTCACCTGCGCCAGCGGGTTCGAGAGCACGGTGCAGGTCGAGCGTGAGGGTCGCCGCGTCAATGGCAAGAGCATCATGGGTGTCATGATGCTGGCCGCTGCACGCGGCACCACCATTACCATCGAGGCCGATGGCGCCGACGAGCAGGAGCTCATGGATGCCCTCGAGGCACTGATCGGAGATTACTTCGGGGAGGGTGAATGA
- the hpf gene encoding ribosome hibernation-promoting factor, HPF/YfiA family — protein MQIKLTGHHVDITEPLKDYVDNKFSRLERHFDHVINANVILSVEKLRQKAEATLLVNGANVHADATHEDMYAAIDGLIDKLDRQVLKHKEKRQSHRAPGAKAASAELAATDEAAADALEED, from the coding sequence ATGCAAATCAAGCTCACGGGGCATCATGTCGACATTACCGAACCACTCAAGGACTATGTCGATAATAAATTTTCCCGCCTCGAGCGCCACTTTGACCATGTCATCAATGCCAACGTCATCCTGAGCGTCGAGAAGCTTCGCCAGAAGGCAGAAGCCACGCTGCTCGTCAATGGCGCCAATGTCCATGCCGATGCCACGCACGAGGATATGTACGCCGCCATCGATGGGCTCATCGACAAACTCGACCGCCAGGTACTCAAGCACAAGGAAAAGCGCCAAAGTCATCGCGCGCCCGGGGCCAAGGCGGCTAGCGCCGAACTGGCCGCCACCGACGAGGCGGCAGCGGATGCGCTCGAGGAGGACTGA